From the uncultured Trichococcus sp. genome, one window contains:
- the tkt gene encoding transketolase — MFDQIDELAVNAVRTLSIDAVQKANSGHPGLPMGAAPMAYALWTKHLKVNPKNSLWADRDRFVLSAGHGSSMLYSLLHLSGFNVSLDDVKNFRQFGSKTPGHPEVHDTDGVEATTGPLGQGIANAVGFAMAEAHLAATYNKENFPVVDHYTYFLNGDGDLMEGISHEAASLAGHLKLGKLIGLYDSNDISLDGPTSKSFTEDVAARFEAYGWQHILVKDGNDLEAISKAIEEAKAETEKPTLIEIKTIIGFGAPDAGTHKVHGAPLGAEGVSFAKAAYGCPDEAFCVPAEVTTRFNEKMVEEGQQAEAAWTALFNDYKAAYPELAQQFEDAMANKLPEGWQDKLPTYEVGSAAKASRVTSAEAIQALGEAVPYFWGGSADLSSSNNTMIKSASDFEPGNYAGRNIWYGVREFAMAAIMNGIVLHGGTRTYVGTFFVFTDYLRPAMRLAAISHLPGTYVMTHDSIAVGEDGPTHEPVEHLSSYRGMPNLTVLRPADGNEVSAAWEIAVSSADKPTMLVLTRQNLPVLEGTKEMAREGVKKGAYVLSPQQGETPAGILIATGSEVNLAVEAQQQLREAGVDVSVVSMPSFDLFEAQDAAYKETVLPGAVRNRMSIEMGATFGWERYVGLDGLAYGIDTYGASGNGNVVMAEYGFTTEKVVAAYQAKFAK; from the coding sequence ATGTTTGATCAAATTGATGAGTTAGCAGTTAATGCAGTACGTACACTTAGCATCGACGCCGTACAGAAGGCCAATTCAGGGCATCCTGGTTTGCCGATGGGAGCCGCTCCGATGGCCTACGCGCTTTGGACAAAACATTTGAAAGTCAACCCTAAGAACAGTTTGTGGGCAGACCGTGACCGTTTCGTATTATCGGCTGGACATGGGTCATCCATGTTGTACAGCTTGCTGCACCTGTCTGGGTTCAACGTAAGCCTGGATGATGTGAAAAACTTCCGTCAATTCGGCAGCAAAACACCTGGACACCCGGAAGTGCATGACACGGACGGCGTGGAAGCGACGACTGGTCCTTTGGGACAAGGGATCGCCAATGCAGTCGGTTTCGCGATGGCGGAAGCGCACTTGGCGGCTACCTACAACAAAGAAAACTTCCCGGTTGTGGATCACTATACGTATTTCCTGAACGGCGATGGCGATTTGATGGAAGGCATCTCCCATGAAGCAGCCAGTTTGGCCGGCCACCTGAAATTGGGTAAACTGATCGGTTTGTATGACTCCAACGACATCTCCTTGGATGGACCGACTTCGAAATCATTCACGGAAGACGTTGCTGCCCGTTTCGAAGCCTACGGTTGGCAACATATCCTGGTCAAGGACGGCAATGATTTGGAAGCCATCTCCAAAGCCATCGAAGAAGCGAAAGCTGAAACGGAAAAACCGACACTGATCGAAATCAAAACCATCATCGGCTTTGGTGCTCCTGATGCAGGAACGCATAAAGTCCATGGCGCTCCATTGGGAGCGGAAGGCGTTTCTTTCGCTAAAGCGGCATACGGCTGTCCGGATGAAGCTTTCTGTGTTCCGGCTGAAGTCACAACCCGTTTCAATGAAAAAATGGTTGAAGAAGGCCAGCAGGCTGAAGCAGCCTGGACAGCACTGTTCAACGACTACAAAGCGGCTTATCCGGAATTGGCGCAACAATTCGAAGATGCCATGGCTAACAAATTGCCTGAAGGCTGGCAAGACAAACTGCCGACTTATGAAGTGGGCAGCGCAGCGAAAGCAAGCCGTGTGACCAGTGCTGAAGCGATCCAAGCATTGGGTGAAGCTGTACCTTATTTCTGGGGCGGTTCTGCGGACTTATCGTCTTCAAACAACACAATGATCAAATCGGCAAGTGACTTTGAGCCGGGCAACTATGCCGGCCGCAACATCTGGTACGGCGTGCGCGAATTCGCGATGGCCGCCATCATGAACGGCATCGTTCTGCACGGCGGAACCAGAACGTATGTAGGGACGTTCTTCGTCTTCACGGATTACTTGCGTCCAGCGATGCGATTGGCTGCCATTTCGCACTTGCCTGGCACTTATGTGATGACGCATGATTCGATCGCGGTCGGCGAAGACGGCCCGACACACGAACCAGTGGAGCACTTGTCCAGCTACCGCGGCATGCCGAACTTGACGGTTCTGCGTCCGGCCGACGGCAACGAAGTCAGCGCGGCTTGGGAAATCGCCGTGTCTTCAGCGGACAAACCAACGATGTTGGTGCTGACGCGCCAAAATCTGCCTGTTTTGGAAGGCACAAAAGAAATGGCCCGCGAAGGCGTGAAGAAAGGTGCTTATGTGCTTTCGCCGCAACAAGGCGAAACGCCTGCCGGCATCCTGATCGCAACTGGTTCGGAAGTGAACTTGGCTGTGGAAGCGCAGCAACAATTGCGTGAAGCGGGAGTGGACGTATCGGTTGTCTCCATGCCGAGTTTCGATCTGTTCGAAGCCCAGGATGCAGCCTACAAAGAAACAGTCCTGCCTGGCGCAGTCCGCAACCGCATGTCCATCGAAATGGGCGCGACCTTCGGTTGGGAACGTTATGTCGGCCTGGATGGCCTGGCATACGGCATCGACACTTACGGTGCAAGCGGCAACGGCAACGTGGTAATGGCGGAATATGGCTTCACTACTGAAAAAGTGGTTGCAGCTTATCAAGCAAAATTCGCAAAATAG